tcgatgaatttttaaatgtgtgtgtgtgactTGTTACGATCTTGTCAAGGTATTATTGGTATTATAAGAGTAATCGTtaattgataagaaaatattcgataaaaagtaacaaatttttgttattatatatagatagtacTATATAGATAGTACTATGAGTATCGTCTATATAGTAtcgatgtaataaatatttgaaatagatAGCGTCAATAAGAATCATAAATGATTATACTGATTGATTCATCGGAAAGAATACTTGAAATTATAGTTAGTATAGATATCTCGTATATGCATCTATACTAACGtggattattatattatgatataaatataagtatatctatattatctatttactAAAAGctagtatagatatataaataaactgcATAGATATTAATGCGTGTATATTAATAAGTTaacatagatatttatatccataaaaaataagataagcGTATCTACGCTATCTTGTAATTCATTATAATACAACTATAGTAATATCTGTAATCCATAGTAATCTATCTGTAATATCAAacaatgtaattataataaatctatataactgtaaataaaaatcaacaataataataatattaataaaacataacgataacgattgtaacaaaaataataaatactaacaaaaataataaaaccaaAACTGTGAATGAGCGaatgtgtgagaaagagatcgagaaagaaattgagaaaaagagagagagagagagagagagagagagagagagagagagagagagagagagagagagagagagagagagaaagaatagacaAGAAGGACAAGAAGGACAAGACAAAAGATTAGGCAGACCTCTCGAAAAATTGAGCTTGATGGAAGtggagacgaagaaagaacaagaagaagaagaaggagaacaaaaacaagaagaagaacaacaagaacaagaagaagaagaagaagaagaagaagagaaagagaaagagagaagtaccCACGCACATTCTCGTCGCTAACGCAGCATCAGCAGCCGCCACGCTCCTTTCACCGTATAACGCGATCTGCTTCGCGCGCTCGCGTTAAGTTTCTACGTTGCgtggtatgtatatatatatatatatatatatgtatgtatgtatatgtatatgtgtatgtgtgcgtgacGTCACTAAAAGCTCTCTCTCGCCGCTAATGCATTGCGTTGGAGGAGGTGCTGCTGTCGGAGGACTGTGAGAGGGGTTTCTAAGGGAGAACGgaaggtctctctctctctctctctctctctctttttctctcttactatgtatgatatatatatgtgtgtgtatgtgtatgttgtGTATATTCTACAGAGCGTGAAGTATAGCCACTGAAATCGCGCCAGTTCGGAACGATTGCCGGTCGATCGAACAAAGGGAGTCGTATCGAAGAGAACTCGCATGCTCGAGAaatggaggaggtggaggtagaagaggaggaggaggaggaggaggaggaggagatggtAGTATGGTAGTAGAATTGTTTCACGAGTTAGAAACGTTAAAGTCTGTTGAGATTTCCTTATATCATTCcttcgaatattttcgatatgggatcttttgtattctttgtttgtcttttctcgttagatatttttcttctttttttcttttctttttttcttttaatattatttatcttctttctgtttattctttctttctttatgtctttcctttattttcttttttatatatgtagcaTGTGTATGTAGAAATGAATGATTTATCGATTGTAATAATTAGTCGTTTCTAAAGAAATTATGAGAAATGTATGatattagaaatttgtatttattatgttaGAACGATGCAAATGTTTATGTATTAAAAGCTTTTCCATCGGCTTCGTTCTTACGTatcgtaattatttctttttgtatatttttgtatataaattgtatagatGCAAATACGAAGTTATTTGATTtgtcataattatataataacgtaaaattaaagacaaaaacacacacacacacatatatatatatatatcatgataGTATTATAATCGGATAAGAAcacgtttaaaaattttctagtAATATGCAAAcgttttcaaatttctttttaaattccttaaatatacatatccaATATATCAAATCCATCATTTAATGATAGgtacaaaacaaaaatgtttaatattaaaataatctcgattgagagagtgaaagagagagaaagacagtcaataatattctatgtacatagataagaaaattttcatctcataaataaaagaaaaactatctTCGATCAAGTCAAGAATATATCATTAGGTACACGAGTCGTAAAATCGCCTCGCAGCCACTTAATCCTTATTTTGACAGGTCGGACAGGACAGACAGGATGACAAGGTGAGGCGGTCGTTTTACGTCCTGCGTCGTCGAAAGGCGATccgatgagaagaaaaaaaaaagaataataaaaaaaaaaagaaaaaaagaaaaaagtaacataAAAACCGGAAAAATAATCCACGGCGTTCATCTTGCtttagagaaaataaataaagaaagaaagaaagaaaacaacgtCGTGTGCActcgtgtttctctctctctctctctctctctctctctctctctctctctctctctttctgtctttctctcagtGGTATTTATAATCCTTTAGTTGAGCTATGATCGTAACGAAGATTAGCGTCGTATTTTGATTAACGTGAATTTCCttgtgtaaatattatttaaaaaatctgaTATCACTAATGCGTAATCAAAGTTGACATTTCAATATAAtcggaaataaagaaaattctattgaaaaatatgatgTCAATAATATGTAATCGAAGTTGACGTTTCGAAATAAtcaaaagtaaagaaagtattctatttaaaaaatatatatatatcgtaaaagtattaaaatatgcaaattaaaaaatgtatatcaataatatgTAATCAAATTCGtcgttttaaaataatcaaaaaggaagaaagataaatagataaagagagagagaaaggaagaaagaaagagaaagagagggagagagagagagagagagagagagaaaataaaattgaaagaacaAATCAATCACTCGTTAAGTGGTGAGGTACTTTAAAACTACTCGAAGAAAAGTGCGAGTTCGTAAAGAGATCGAAATAGAAGCCGTCGTTGagctttttattctctctccttctacctctctacctctctccctctccctctttttttttctctttttccgttgGAGAACATAAAATCtcagtaaaagaaaatataggtGCCGGTCGTAAACGAGGTCGGGCTTTCAATGGTGAAAAGGTACGATGACATACGCGTGAATGGTGCTTCTTAAAAAGTGCTCCTTTCTACCCCTTGACTCGCGAAACATCGATTTGATGTTGCCTTCTTGTGGAAAAAGATGCATGTAAACAGATGTagtaacgaaaaagagagagaaagatggatagacatagagatagagatagagatagagatagagatggagagatagagagaaacagagagagagagagagagagaagaaataagcGATGAAATCAGTTAAAACGTTCTGACTATTAacttttcaacatttttatatttatcgttggAAAGTTAATTGAGAAGAGCCGTCTGTGAAAATACGCTTTTACTATCCTTTTTACTGTAtgaagaattctttttttgctatttttattctatcctctttcttttttttttcttctttatcttttcttttctttttttttattctttttttttattctttttttttttttttactttctttctttttccttaactTACCTCTAAACGTTGTAAAAGAAGATCCAAAATCACGAGAACCTTGTTGCTCGATAGAATCACTTCGATGTTGTTTGCATTCCCGCTTATACCAGACTTGTACACTTTGCACAGCGAGATTATGCTCctaagagatagacagacgtTATATTACGATAATTTGCTCTTGAACTTGAACTTtggggaaaaaatgaaagataacaaaaattatcagTCGGGTTTAAACTTACTTATTAGGTAAGCAGTGCGACGAATTTTGAACGTTTAAGCTTAAACTTAATAGATTTGTAAAAATGTCGAATCCGTTTAAGGACCTTAACACGTCTTGATCAAAAGGACACTAAAATGATtgaatcgaataatttattattattagtagtagtaatgatagtaaaataatctggcttttttttttctttctctctctctctctatatatatataacttaccGATTTCGACAAAGCTCTAGCAATTTCACCGAAACAACGTTCCAAAGTAGCAACGGCGATACTGGAGCCAGCgcttttcaaataattatacaatctATCCAATTCCTTTAAATTCCGTCGAAACTTTACTTTGTTCGTAGACTCGAGGACAACCAAAGGAAGACTCTCGTTTTTCTGTGCGTTTTCCCATTCATGACCGCGAGAAGTAATAcgttgttttattttcctacAACGACGTTTCAATgccttttgtttttccttcaaCGCTTTATTAACGACGTTCGAGCTAGTACTATTGGATGTTGGCGTCGAAACGTCACGTATTTGAGCTATATTGAATCGTTGAAGTTCGTCTCTCGATGGTTCTCTACCATCGTGTGCGTTACGTACAGCTTCGAGATGAGTTTTCCCTTTCAAATGACTCAGGAGATATACCTCGTTCGTAATCTGGGTATAAGTAATGAGAcaacaaagaataaaagaataaataaataaataaaaaaaggaaaagaaattaactttcccctatttctaaatatgtacatatcttgTAGATTTCAAATGAAACATCGGATAGAACTTACGTGTGTACCGCAGAGTGAACATTGCTTTTGAATAGGATAAGATTTGAGAGTGGGTGGAACTTCTTCCGATCTTAAAATAGAGGACTCGACGGCTCTTTGACGAATATGTTCTATATTTTCAACGTGCCGTCTAGCTGATTCTTGCTGCTTGTGAgctatctttttttgtaattcctCTTGATTAGCTAACTGAGCCGCGTGAAGTGCCGACAATCTTTCTTCCCGATCTCTAGCTTTTTCTCTTGCTAGTTcctaaatatttaacatataattaGCTAAATCGACTCtataggaaaataaagaaatttctttttgatcggacaaatatttcttatttatttacttgacgttctttcactctttcaaGTTGCATTTTACCaactctctcttctcgttcaCGTCTAGCTTGTTTCATCTTTTGTATACGCAATTGTCTCTCAGCTTCCAAAGCTCTTCTACGTTCCTCAGCGGCAGCTTCTTTCGCAGCTTTCTCTTCCTGACGTCTTTGACGTTCCTCTTGTATACCCTGTTGCGTTAAATTACAAACGTCAATATCAATTTCTTCATCGTTCGAAAATGTTTATCGTTTATTCCGACATTAAATACCTGCAATCTTTCCTCTTGTTCCTGACACAACGCCATAAAATCATGTCGTTTGTTTTGTGCTTCGAGTTCATTGATAAAAGCGATTTCTTTTAACTTCGAATCCTCATCGTGAGCTTTCCTTACTATCTCCAATAAATGCTGCGTTCTATTTTCCTCCGCTCTCTTAAGTTTCATCTCCATTCTGATTCTCTTGTCTTCTATCAATTGATTTTTTGCACTCTTCACATCCTCGACCTTGTTCAATAATTCCCTCAATCTTTGCGACTTTTccatcaataatttttgacgTTTGTGTTGAGCACATGCCTGTTTCGCTTGATATCTACGTAAAGTTTCGGGCAAGGATCGTTTTCTAGACGGTGAGGATAACTTTTGATGTAGCTCGAGAGCTCGTCCAGGATGACGTGCAACGAGTGCTTGTAACTGCGCAAGAACATCGACTCGTTCTGCCCATGACATACCTTCCAACATATTTTCGTATCTGTAAAAACAACGTCGATAAACACGgatgtatgaaatataaataaacgaaattatcgagatatgtttttgtttcgttcgtaCCTATCTTCTAAACTGATATCGTCGGAGACAGCATCGATTACTACCGATTGCTCGTCCTCTATCTCAAGAACCATTTCTCCATCGGTTTCATCGGTTTCAGTGTCAATGTCGATATCGGTAGATTCTAATTCTAAAATTTGCCTTTGCAAAGAAGCTTCCTCGTCCGACAATTGTTGGGATCTTTGAGAATCCGCTTCTTCGgtcttcctttcctcttctaaAATGATCCGTTCTCTTTCAGCTTGAGCGGCCATGAACTGTTGTATACGTTTTTCAAGTAACTCAGCATCGCTTTTGAAAATTGCTGCGATCATCGATGTAGAATTGGTATCGTTTATCGACAATGCAGGAGTCTTCTTGACGTTGCTATCCCAAGCGGTTTTAACTTTGTTACCATTTAAAACAGATTCTCCTTTGACTTTCTCCACCTcgttgtttatatttttcccAGCTTTCCCTACCAcacactttttcttttgtttattccCATCGGGTGTAAAACAattcttcttatttcgttCGGAAGGACTTTCTATGGATAAAGCTGGCAAGGATGTAGCTGTACTTGGTTTATGAAAACGTGTCGACATATTTAAATTGTGAGTACTCCCTCTTCTATAACGACTTCGAACCGTTTGCCAGCCATCACCTTCGTCTTTAGGTTTAACGTTACTCGTTTGTTTCGTTAATACTTCTACCGAACCGTTTATATCGTTATCTTGAGTTTTCTTCGACAAACTCTCATTGCCctatgaaagaaacaaatataggaaaaaaattttaagatttGTATTCGtttcgtacacacacacacacacacattcatttgaataaaaaatataaatatacacgttACAAGTACCTTCCTCTCCAATTGTTGAGGTCGACGTCTGATTATAACAGATGTTCCTGGTCTGGCTTTATTTGCAGATGATACGGTTCTGTCGCTCAAAGTTGTTTTACTTCTGGTGAATTTAGGTGTTTCTGATAAATTTGTTGTTTGTTCATTAGATCGTCTACGCGATGATACCGTTGAATATGCAGCTTGGTTCGTATTATGCGCTTCTTTGTtcgaatattttgtaattaatttattatctattttgtCAGCATTTATACATTGCTTATTTGTTTTctgctttattttattcgattctatCGTATTTTTTGCGTTTTTTGAGGCTACCGTCGTATCGATATTTTGTGTTTGCAATTTATTGTTAACTTGTATCATCTTATTATCCACGtttacattttctataatGATTTTACTTTCGTTATTGTCTATATTCTGTTTAGTACCTTTggtattaatatcattttttctcaattctgtgttctttttattagGTATCAATGTAATCTCTGATTTACTTCGATCGCTAAGCTTACCATTTGTTTCATTCTCCTTAATCGTCTTATCCATCGATTCCACGTTTTGATAGATACTTgatttcacatttttattattaatacaagtTTGTTTCTCAATCGCTAAATTCGAATCCGATGTTTTCAAAGTACTTACATTTTGTGATgaatttttactttgttttgcAATGTTTCTTGTATCTGCCTTATTTTTAGAATCACATGCATCTTCGCTTGTTgctttattatctattaaactATTTCCATTAGCTTTTGCATTTGTTGCAGGTTTTACAAGAGCTTTATTAATAGTTTTGGATGCTATGCATCTTTCTTTGTTGGACGATTGATTCATACCTCTCTCTATcacattcttccttttttctttaatatttgtcGAATTGTTTTTAGAGACGTTATTCTTATtatcctttattattttatgtaacgATTCCtcttttatatgatttattttattgtctgTAACCATGGGTTTTATCTCTGAAATAACTTGATCGATAGGACTTCTGCATGTGGATTCTGGCGGACTTATCCTTTGTAAAGGGCTAGTCGATTTTGGAATTATAGTTGAATTCCAAATACGACAAGGGGAAGTCTTCCTTACTTCCCAAGCCAAAGGCGTACGCCTTAATGGTGGTGGAGAATTTTCATACGCCCATTTAACTTTGAACCATTCTATTAAATTATGGAAGtcttttgtataattttccAACACTAAAATTACTTCCTTGCattcagaaatattttcatcttcttcgcaCGTTTGATATATACCGTCTACCGCTCTTTGTAAATTTCCAAATAGAAAAGCCCAATATCGAGCTTGTaattctgaaagaaaaaaaatttttacactaaggccaaaattaaataagtacAAACGACGTACCAGACTTTTTGTCTCGACCAGTGGAAGCCGATCTCACTCTGGAGGCTGGTTTCATAGTTCTCTTCATAGATCCAGATTGAACCACTCTTGGTACACTAGGTGGTTTCCTTGTTACTTTCTCTGTATTATTTGTACCAACTGGTACATTAAAAGCAATTAGATTTCTTGCTGCACGACCTTCTTCTTGTATAAGCAATCTGACATCAGCcatttttaatctaatttatctacaaataaataaaacaaatattgtgtgaaaatataaaataattaacaaagaatttatgataaatttttgtcaaacaaattaaattataatattcgatGCTTTTATAATCttgaagataaattaaataaaaatttattcacgAATATGTTgccaacattttttttctataaagagaaaagtcaATCGTCAATCGATGAGGTTAccttatgtaaatattaacaataatccAATGTATCATCTCGATAAACGAatgtgatatattattatctaaacAAATACGCTTATAAtggattaacaaaaaaataatatcttaaaatatcatcagttttaatcaaaaaaatgaaaatttttcgtttcacaAAATCTTCCACTTGTCAATCTCGAAACGGATAATATTTACACAAGAATACATAGTGACCCACCTGCGTAGTAAACAAAAGtgtattctttttaatgacATCGGGTTTAAAGTACTCTTTTGCAAGGATAGAACATGAACGTCATTCTGACAATACTGTGCAACGTTATTGTATATATCACGTCACATATTCAAACAAACAATCTCCATGATAAACTTCATGACTGTTTTTGCTTCTACCACTAACTATGATGCCTCTATTGTTCTTCGGACAAACTCTATCCATTCGCATCAAAACCTAACGCCATCTGTTCTTGATActataacagaaaaaaaaaataattataataaaataagaaaaaagaacagaaaactatcgagaagtagaaaattatatgctacacacacatatatatatacatatatcatatatatatatatatatatacatctaaaaACCAAACTTATTTTTTCGTAACGTAATGTTATAATCAATATGAAGTATAAAATACTCTCGTTTCATGTAGTAAACCGAATAAATGAACTTCTCTGTTACGAGGTACGAAATACCAGACATATTTCGCGTTTTTTGTACCAGCGATAATAAGTAAATTTGAAAGTGTAATTAGCACTTGAATGTATTGcgcattgaaaaattttctactcGTCGCGCtactcgaatattttcttgaaaCGATTCACGCGCGTtcgcgaagaaagagagaaagagaaagagaaagagaaagagaaagagaaagagaaaaagaaggaggaagagaaagagaaagaatgagtgacTGATAGAGTAAGCGCgcgcaagaaagagagagaaagaggaagagggaaggagagagagaaagagagaaaatacaagCTTAGTTCCTAATCGGCACTGTAGACGGCGCGACGATATCCGACGCTAGTGGCGCTCCTATCGACGGCAGGGATGTAACATGAAGAGTCCAAGCTCCGCCGTAGAATGAATTTGGTTTCCCTGATTAGCAACGCTTCATCGAGGCATAACCACGGTATATCGCGGGGGGTTGGttatacacgcacgcacggcTGGTAAAAAGACCGAAGCCGATTTTTCGGTCGGCCGGGAAGCCGACGTCACGACGGGAAAATAAAATCTCTCATCgatagaagaaacgaagagaacaaAGTTATAAATCTTAATcgtaaagaaataagagagggagagagagagagagagagaaagagataaaatatctCATTTTAAAGAGAGTCTtctagaagaaaagaagaagaagaagaagaagaagtaatagaagaagaagaagaggtggaggaggaggaggaggaagaagaggaagaagaagaagaagaaaaagaagaaaaagaagaagaagaagaacagagaCCGGGAGGAGGCGAACGAAACTGCCAGATTTGCAGGACCGACGCGTATATATTTACGGAAAATAAGGATCGTACGTATGACTCGATACTATTGTGATTCGTCTCTCTCCGCAACCCTTTAagttcgttgtcgtcgtcgtcgtcgtcgtcgtcgtcatcgtcgtcgtagctGTCGCcgctgtcgtcgtcgtccctTGAGATTAAAACTTTtcgcacgtacatatatacgattacTCTCGCGACGAAAGGAGAGTAATACAATGTGTGCCCAATACGTCTCTCTTTCCACTCTTTGTTTATTATAGagctttattattatccttcgacaacttgaaaagaaaaaaaaaaatatcgtatatcGACTAGGATAAATATTTCGAGTAATATCCTTTGTCacgagtttatttttttttcttctctcgaataagaataatacttcttttttttctttctctctctctctctctctctctctctcttttcgaacgTTGATCCACAAAAGGTACACGACGGTACCGACTTTTcaatgttttctctcttctttttctctctctttctctctctctctctctctctgtctctttctctagttttctctctctctctctttctctctctctctcggtcttttttctttgtcagtTCGTAGACAGCCGGATGAAACGCGTTTCCCGTGTAACCATGCATACGCGTTCAACGTGACAAGCTGTCAATGTGCTGCTTTATTCTCATCGTTATTCTCTCTCAACAATGACACTTTCGCCAAAAGTATATCGATTTACGTGTTGAAACGCGTGACGATGAATCCTTATAATCATAGGAATTAtttgatttctctcttttctattttttatataatcatcgACCGTTCCTTGTAGTCAAGGTGATTGTTAAATAATCAGTTCCGACTCTTACTCGTGCTTGTTCTCCTCTGTTGGGTATTCgtataatgattatttattatattccatAGATCTATGgtctagataaaaaaattagttatCTTGCACAAGTTATATTTggtttctctctatttcaatTATTCGATGTTAGTAGTATCGTCAAGATTTAAAGATCTCATCGactctaatattttttgttataagaaaggtttaaaatatcttttgtttattatctcatagaattttgtaaaatatggCTGCATTACCACGAAGAATTATCAAAGAGACTCAAAGATTAATGCAAGAACCTGTTCCTGGTATAAGCGCCGTTCCAGATGACACAAACGCTAGATATTTTCATGTCATTGTAACGGGACCTGAAGACTCGCCGTTTGAAGGTGGTTTATTTAAACTCGAGTTGTTCCTACCAGAAGATTATCCAATGTCTGCCCCTAAAGTGAGATTTATAACCAAAATTTATCATCCAAATATCGATAGGTAagtatatcaatttatatcgttttacaTTTTAGTTTTATCAAGATTTGCTTTTATACGTTGGCTTTAAAAAagttgtatttatatatatatatatataaattcatttggATGTAAGATATTATGCagatgaaaagaaatccttgaaaaagaaaaagtttctttgatgcatgataaataatatattaatttacatttgaCTTTAGATTAGGCAGAATTTGTCTAGACATCTTAAAGGATAAGTGGAGCCCTGCTTTACAAATTAGAACGGTTCTTCTGTCTATACAAGCACTTTTGAGTGCACCAAATCCAGATGATCCTTTGGCAAATGATGTAGCTGAACTTTGGAAAGTTAATGAAAGTGAAGCGATACGTAATGCCAAAGAATGGACCCGGAGATACGCAATGGACAACTGATCTCAGCTTTGTCAAATCATTCGCAACACAAAGCAACGTTACCCCTTTTGTCCCAGTTTATTCGTCACCTTACCCGCACTAGCTGCATATCCTGCACCTGTGTCCACGATTTTGCTATAAAACCAATAAAAGTTTTGTAAGAGTAAATAGAATGGAACTGTATTTTCTATATTGTGGGAAATACAAAAACATCTTATTtagatttctttaaaaattcatttagcAAACTCGTATGATTTTTTCCATTATAATACTAcgtatttacaaaaatcttcttcgattaaaaaaaagaaagcatattaaaaaatattaatagcaCACGCTGTTTATTTCGGTGCGCAATTTTGAATAAACTTGAGCAAGAGACAAGTATGctatattatactaatttACTAAATGATTACGATATATTTTGTGCAATGCATAATTAACATGCATTATGGCTGATGATTTTACTAAGCTACTAAAAATGTGCTAGAATCCATTAAGTTATATTATGCAATACATAATTCTTTATCGAATCCTTTTCATTCTACTAACTAAATATCACCTGGGATTGTTATGTgggtacatatatttatgcataatacaagaagataaatattacCTTATACtgtatttaaaaacaataatatttatttatcgattaatccatatagaaattttaagGTAACAAAACTACAAACTTCTGCAGAAATTAACCTTTCTAATGTAATTAACTATTGTAcaagtaattatttatgacTGCAAAAAATggtatgaaaaaattaatataatttaacattatatatgaaaaatccAAAAGTTATATTCtctaagaaaagtaaaaaatacattttttattatttgaactaaaatatcttcgaatgctaattaattaattataggctgaaaaaaaaaactaagaacataaattattttgtaattctcTTTTGAAACAGCATATTTACTTTCGTTTGAATTAGACATAGACGACTGAAAATacgagataaatatttacgtCTCACTAAAAGCTTGCACTACCTCAATAGAAAATTGGGTTCGATGTAAAATTTGATTAGTATTGTGAGAAGAATATAATactcttaaaaaagaaaaaaaacaaacaaacaaaatatatattattatgcaaCTGAGCATACAAAGAATTCACGCgtaaatgatattttcatCGGAAGATTGTATACACATTTCTGTATACTGATTTAGCGTTTGTGTTccgcaaaaaaaataatacaatttaagCTTCCTTAACATGGCACTTGGGTCTATATGTGTAAATTCAACTTCCAAATAGTTATACATAATTactaaagtatatatatatatatttactttcgaGTATCTTGCAACACTAGAAAATACTTAATATGATTGTGGtttgattaattgaatatataaattgtgatAAGTTATAAAATAACCCATATCAATTGTGTAATGATTCAAACACTTCCATGtcagaaaatataagaattttatatgggggaaagaaaaaaaaacaaaaaagaaagaaaaacaaaacaaaaaaggtaTACAATATTTGCATGTGTTTGATTATCAAAAGCTTACatactattaaaaatttaca
This is a stretch of genomic DNA from Vespula vulgaris chromosome 2, iyVesVulg1.1, whole genome shotgun sequence. It encodes these proteins:
- the LOC127061894 gene encoding S phase cyclin A-associated protein in the endoplasmic reticulum isoform X5, translating into MADVRLLIQEEGRAARNLIAFNVPVGTNNTEKVTRKPPSVPRVVQSGSMKRTMKPASRVRSASTGRDKKSELQARYWAFLFGNLQRAVDGIYQTCEEDENISECKEVILVLENYTKDFHNLIEWFKVKWAYENSPPPLRRTPLAWEVRKTSPCRIWNSTIIPKSTSPLQRISPPESTCRSPIDQVISEIKPMVTDNKINHIKEESLHKIIKDNKNNVSKNNSTNIKEKRKNVIERGMNQSSNKERCIASKTINKALVKPATNAKANGNSLIDNKATSEDACDSKNKADTRNIAKQSKNSSQNVSTLKTSDSNLAIEKQTCINNKNVKSSIYQNVESMDKTIKENETNGKLSDRSKSEITLIPNKKNTELRKNDINTKGTKQNIDNNESKIIIENVNVDNKMIQVNNKLQTQNIDTTVASKNAKNTIESNKIKQKTNKQCINADKIDNKLITKYSNKEAHNTNQAAYSTVSSRRRSNEQTTNLSETPKFTRSKTTLSDRTVSSANKARPGTSVIIRRRPQQLERKGNESLSKKTQDNDINGSVEVLTKQTSNVKPKDEGDGWQTVRSRYRRGSTHNLNMSTRFHKPSTATSLPALSIESPSERNKKNCFTPDGNKQKKKCVVGKAGKNINNEVEKVKGESVLNGNKVKTAWDSNVKKTPALSINDTNSTSMIAAIFKSDAELLEKRIQQFMAAQAERERIILEEERKTEEADSQRSQQLSDEEASLQRQILELESTDIDIDTETDETDGEMVLEIEDEQSVVIDAVSDDISLEDRYENMLEGMSWAERVDVLAQLQALVARHPGRALELHQKLSSPSRKRSLPETLRRYQAKQACAQHKRQKLLMEKSQRLRELLNKVEDVKSAKNQLIEDKRIRMEMKLKRAEENRTQHLLEIVRKAHDEDSKLKEIAFINELEAQNKRHDFMALCQEQEERLQGIQEERQRRQEEKAAKEAAAEERRRALEAERQLRIQKMKQARREREERVGKMQLERVKERQELAREKARDREERLSALHAAQLANQEELQKKIAHKQQESARRHVENIEHIRQRAVESSILRSEEVPPTLKSYPIQKQCSLCGTHITNEVYLLSHLKGKTHLEAVRNAHDGREPSRDELQRFNIAQIRDVSTPTSNSTSSNVVNKALKEKQKALKRRCRKIKQRITSRGHEWENAQKNESLPLVVLESTNKVKFRRNLKELDRLYNYLKSAGSSIAVATLERCFGEIARALSKSCPFDQDVLRSLNGFDIFTNLLSLSLNVQNSSHCLPNKSIISLCKVYKSGISGNANNIEVILSSNKVLVILDLLLQRLETLTDLDDHIQAQETLGNSTGNSIVASGMAQLFCSLIPEEPFEKSTLQSRVQDIAG